One Drechmeria coniospora strain ARSEF 6962 chromosome 01, whole genome shotgun sequence genomic region harbors:
- a CDS encoding TOM1 protein: MGKITKSMQPKHKETLSPWLRSYVNTTASLPLPSLPSHLATFPSRWPFGRGDLYHWIPLLNRFDSILHHFCRTYGLHEGPQPREFASDLLLNQAKDTAFSSEKQWDPKELEDLGFPPDGDRLLVEAILRFTRMLLEHCGNRSIYASSAHLNDLLNSTSLSVIIATLEVGSELAQRYQASVKRIGSTSRQISAALLANHYNIDLDRIQQLASPFVKTHILTLSDSTPTTTPATTKGKEKAHTGSGRSSASMYASDLVSVATSDDKRWKDWTDIRVFYYPQDPETNVETAADNACSSMPSTPTPLRRSSTMTTQQLTPRSRNVVGDDSSPLGPRTPAVVEEHVAPGQRSFDIPKSAVVSTPIHDLVSRCREDMPAAAKYEVFHRLRVAKALTGTVEHRQQILATRLLAITNLAYIYNESSFVDKVLRQDIDEIRRYQLVYQLAELIHPSADGRVELIVSSRAFDSYFEIFESPAHIRCMETDRDLAQNVGASFDELARHHPPLRTAISNAVIDMVARVRFLGLQKARTAGWGARLFVTGSCGKLLSVSETGALEDASELLAEARELAISGDVDVDMDDAVATNEADIENRDDAQGKAHEESIVPYILALANFLSSYLSNGLLKSFFVKKGGFELLLDICQSPSLPATFGDSAASRMLNSVVSQLVEQSPVRTLPSLLLRATTAIDVLKPLGAQTEAFPPFFAPFLAADLEIPHDVEGVPETMLIGTKLVKALLNAQTFIKIVSDCFCTMRNSTLTFYPVNVHDYYLALVKSIGPLLRGVLAEEAGQLSIVPQHWSLRPQPSAVDSDARDVVTDPEGASLPDAIGAAESWTSAFVAGASASSLTDQEKSSIRFKNYDTLRVLLHPMIPTSFPLFQSIGRSLLPRRSEPSHPEPFTRCRHLDLGKALADSVLQHLAPSVAMPENSSKDFHYWIIMLHTIHEMLIDTSSSLRQSDRSSIHIIMPVLLAFKEQGGLEVINSMLKAFAAAVRQGSEKAAEDSSKAKVAAFGLKKVLDLLYVLVNGKNISDAGNFFNIQPRQVDRAHSAIAFQQIVVEFRSAVLPGIMELWDSNFIDNVPDATVKRLLDILKLISASDHELQQISTTTAPFDLFKYTDARFDWKPLRDVVTDNLHAGYAEDLVHEAAYRANGNVVSTTEYCRAHKDGLAGPRNPIPAEDADTSALTVPETSTNEGDSAANEGEPSAGAPGLSDGDQMSLDALPAELSAEGLLDLMDRPENVDEEQDSQHEPPVPPPSEPGTDADQQKAIAQLVSAKESMDALRTKLRDNLIDQCLDVIRAHPDTAIDVADLITSMVLRRQNHDVQEEVGSTLSFALSSLAFDEEEKKKNGKCIAAYSHLLALLLQDEKFFERNLETLREKVDEYVNFVKVPFSSSTDDLPPWIPYILLILEVLLCHDERPVAAQWKNPKSLEDPVGEAILQLPTPLVDDQQRTIVLESLLELLPRIGKEEVLATAVLRILVILTRRRSAAKLVGEKKNLQRLFVMAKQLSGSGSERLRQTRLTTYIITILRHIIEDEETLKQIMRAEIRADFPSIQRIQRASPDVATYLRTMAPVALRAPDLFVDMTNELLEFSRWHPSSADGMRTQQLSMKEARNDGDGDAKPAVNEAAFDQEVKRSTEAADKEMTDAPKAHHDSKRPVVENPDGVIHFLLCELVNYREVDDKEPPTVGKDSQSDTEAGKGAQDDSSDDKQTSDGKDKKQSKPLFKSEEHPIFVYRCFLLSCLAELLQSYTRTKVEFINFKRSAPPLTINTPIKPRSSILNYLIYDLLCQGNLSGTTDSIASKKKAATSSLTQKVLVALVAKTNERPVERGRDKFAYDDEHDLLFVRKFVLDTILKAYEKTPFTDEPLETRYSRMQCLAELMNHMIGEKDKDQSSGIDSTQSRSLAQLRRLMYEKGFVDKLTSSIAEISLNFPGVKRAIKYILRVLRVLTATAKELSLSSLPGVLPSDPSADDNSDEEFASTSSLSDLDDDREETPDLYRNSTLGMLEAQAEDDESGEENEDDEDDIYGDEYDDDEMDYGDDDISDGQDNISDEDEELSGMGEIEGLHGNPSVVEVIMDDDEDDDDTSDDEDDEGMDSADMEDVDRVEIVDEEGNPLDDDGDSGWESESDVDEDDPDADDLDYEAEVQDDDEAHLHGIDPHDLLDDMARAMMGQDDGYEAELTLDDTFMDENHDEGEDDDGEDIDEEDIDDEEYIYDDDYPDEQLPPMPNPGWNSMSMSPEQESLFRQRQLILLEQQNRRPVLTRMDNRSPFPPRLIAGSHRDQLDFRNYFSRSHRPAGGAQVNPEDGVNPLLRSGHSTSQSSPRTGHVRTTVGVRLPEGVFSAGRHAIDGPMGLLSELMEFLPIMGRNEGGQTFHFHLGSAGGARDARDFVHGRWSRGDQRREGSAQEPHQAVSFVPEPTLIRYQEEARMIFGAAHTAEASKLVNIIVANLTPAAMEREKKIKAEEAEMQLRREEDRKKREEENRKVREAKEAEEKAAREKREMEEREAAERFAAETAASNVRNSQLGDVEADGGAMEGIESTEPATSGGAEAQNTSETDHPQRRVMTTLRGEEVDVTELGIDPDYLAALPEEFREEVVAQTISERRSQAREEAASGESTEVFQEFLDALPEELRLEIAQQERQDERRRQHRRHAAHSGSQTAAATEMDPASILLTFPPELREQALIDQGEDLMDQLPPDLAAQARALVQQRAPVPQHQSIRTVTAPGRTPPAGDRAAGHDTDIQGESRIARRTVVQMLDKSGIATLLRLMFIAQHGSIRNYLFSVFADVCENRQNRLEVVSSILQILQDGSTDMGAVERSFGQLSLKARKHREKEPEQKTPQSLKRTLTTIIDTSTNQTNSETSPLLIVQQCLDLLVDLCTKSHHIPWFFLTEHEIVGSALKRALSRKGKAKDTKAHKYAINSLLTLLDRELVTESSLVMTHLADLLNRVTLPLQNLDRRRKETADEGKSGVAAEDEIVTTGEALGPDGAMNTFTVAEPSHPDGNATDVDSASKDKEHKSSAPSKRPRQLQPPVIPPQNLMLVVRIFVARECNSKTFQNTISTIKNLSAIPGAKEAFGQELVRQAQLLSKNIVSDLDDLLPHIDQASTGTEIQGVALAKFSPGASEQNKLLRVLTALDHLFDSKKKTRGGEDEHSKDEERQYLVNSLYNNPTFWNMWKKLSTCLGAIRQRENMLNVATILLPLIESLMVVCKNTTASSEPLTGHVKDTVPQSPPPASPIANLFFSFTEEHRRILNELVRNNPKLMSGTFALLVQNPKVLEFDNKRNYFNRSVHSRSPQRRPSHPALQLSVRRDQVFRDSFKALYFKSGDEMKFGKLNIRFHGEEGVDAGGVTREWFQVLARQMFDPNYALFIPVSSDRTTFHPNKLSGVNEAHLMFFKFIGRIIGKALYEGRLLDCFFSRAVYKRILGKPVSVKDMESFDPDYYKSLCWMLDNDITDIITETFSVEDDEFGVTNVVDLVPHGREVSVTEENKHEYVRLVVDHKLLSSVKEQMENFLLGFHEIIPANLISIFNEQELELLISGLPDIDVDDWKSNTEYQNYTPSSQQIQWFWRAVRSFDKEERAKLLQFVTGTSKVPLNGFKELEGMNGINRFNIHRDYGNMDRLPSSHTCFNPELDLPEYESYDMLRSQVLKAITQGSEYFGFA; the protein is encoded by the exons ATGGGCAAAATCACCAAGTCCATGCAGCCCAAGCACAAGGAGACGCTG TCCCCTTGGCTTCGAAGCTATGTCAATACCACAGCGAGCCTTCCGTTGCCCTCGTTACCAAGTCACCTCGCCACCTTCCCGTCACGGTGGCCGTTCGGACGCGGCGATCTTTACCACTGGATACCCCTTCTCAACAGGTTCGACAGTATACTACATCACTTCTGCAGGACCTATGGTCTCCACGAAGGCCCGCAACCTCGCGAGTTCGCCTCCGACCTGCTCCTCAACCAAGCCAAAGACACGGCGTTCAGCAGCGAGAAACAGTGGGATCCCAAGGAGCTGGAAGACCTAGGCTTTCCGCCAGATGGCGATAGGCTGTTGGTGGAAGCCATCCTTCGATTCACGCGCATGTTGCTTGAGCACTGTGGCAACCGGAGCATCTACGCGAGCAGCGCTCATCTGAACGATCTTCTTAACAGCACGTCATTGTCCGTCATCATTGCCACGTTGGAGGTTGGATCCGAATTAGCGCAGCGATATCAGGCTTCCGTGAAGCGCATCGGGAGCACGTCGAGGCAAATAAGCGCCGCCCTCTTGGCCAATCACTACAACATCGATCTTGATCGCATTCAACAACTGGCCTCGCCCTTCGTCAAGACGCACATCCTCACCTTATCCGATTCCACGCCGACAACAACACCGGCCACCACCAAAGGCAAAGAGAAGGCACACACTGGTAGCGGAAGGAGCTCCGCCTCCATGTACGCCAGTGACCTTGTCTCCGTCGCCACATCGGATGACAAGCGATGGAAAGACTGGACCGATATTCGGGTCTTCTACTACCCTCAAGACCCCGAAACCAATgtcgagacggcggccgacaaTGCCTGTTCGTCAATGCCTTCGACTCCTACGCCCCTGCGCCGGAGCTCTACGATGACGACGCAACAGCTTACTCCGAGGTCGCggaacgtcgtcggcgacgattCGTCGCCGCTTGGACCACGAACTCCTGCCGTCGTTGAGGAGCATGTCGCGCCAGGCCAGAGGTCGTTCGACATACCCAAGTCGGCCGTTGTCTCGACCCCGATTCACGACCTTGTCAGTCGATGCCGCGAAGACATGCCGGCCGCGGCCAAGTACGAGGTCTTTCACAGGCTTCGTGTTGCCAAAGCGCTCACGGGAACCGTCGAGCATCGGCAGCAGATTCTGGCCACTCGACTTTTGGCCATCACCAACCTGGCGTATATTTACAACGAGTCGAGCTTTGTCGATAAAGTGCTTCGCCAAGATATTGACGAGATCAGGCGATATCAGCTGGTGTACCAACTCGCCGAgctcatccatccatccgccgacggccgagtcgag CTCATAGTGTCCTCCCGAGCATTCGACAGCTACTTTGAAATCTTCGAGAGTCCTGCGCATATTCGATGTATGGAGACGGACAGGGACCTCGCGCAAAACGTCGGTGCCAGTTTCGACGAGCTTGCTCGCCATCACCCACCCCTTCGGACCGCCATCTCCAacgccgtcatcgacatGGTTGCCCGAGTCCGCTTCCTTGGTCTTCAAAAGGCTCGCACCGCGGGTTGGGGCGCCAGGCTGTTCGTGACGGGGTCATGCGGCAAGCTTCTGTCTGTTTCCGAGACCGGGGCTCTCGAGGATGCCAGCGAACTATTGGCTGAAGCCAGAGAGCTGGCTATTTCCGGTGATGTCGATGTCGACATGgatgacgccgtcgccacAAATGAAGCGGACATCGAGAATCGCGATGACGCACAAGGAAAGGCGCACGAGGAGTCAATCGTGCCATACATTTTGGCACTGGCTAACTTCCTTTCCTCCTATCTCTCCAATGGGCTACTGAAGTCCTTCTTCGTGAAGAAGGGGGGCTTCGAGCTGCTTCTTGACATTTGCCAATCGCCAAGTCTACCAGCTACTTTCGGAGACTCGGCTGCGTCGAGAATGCTGAACTCGGTAGTGTCGCAGCTGGTGGAACAGTCGCCGGTCCGAACCCTTCCCTCACTGTTGCTCCGCGCCACGACGGCGATCGATGTTCTCAAGCCCCTAGGCGCTCAAACGGAAGCGTTCCCGCCATTCTTCGCCCCTTTCCTCGCCGCTGACCTTGAAATTCCGCATGACGTTGAGGGGGTGCCCGAGACAATGTTGATTGGAACAAAACTCGTCAAGGCGCTTTTGAACGCGCAGACGTTCATCAAGATCGTTTCCGATTGTTTCTGTACTATGAGGAACAGTACCTTAACCTTCTACCCTGTCAACGTCCACGACTACTATCTCGCCCTGGTGAAATCCATTGGACCACTGCTGCGAGGCGTTTTGGCGGAGGAAGCTGGGCAATTGTCCATCGTCCCCCAGCACTGGTCGTTGAGACCGCAGCCGTCTGCGGTCGACAGCGACGCTCGAGACGTCGTCACCGACCCCGAGGGTGCATCTTTACCCGATGCCATCGGCGCTGCGGAAAGTTGGACTTCAGCCTTCGTCGCTGGCGCTTCGGCGTCCAGTCTTACGGATCAAGAAAAATCCAGTATCCGCTTTAAGAACTACGATACTCTACGAGTCTTACTGCATCCCATGATTCCGACTTCATTTCCCCTGTTTCAATCCATAGGCAGGTCGCTTCTGCCGCGTCGCAGTGAGCCGAGCCACCCCGAACCGTTCACACGGTGTCGTCACCTCGACCTCGGGAAAGCCCTCGCAGACTCTGTCTTGCAGCATCTAGCCCCTTCCGTGGCGATGCCGGAGAATTCCTCCAAGGACTTTCACTATTGGATCATCATGCTCCATACCATCCACGAAATGCTCATCGACACCAGTTCTTCTCTCAGACAGAGCGATCGTTCGAGTATTCACATCATTATGCCCGTGCTTCTCGCCTTCAAAGAGCAAGGTGGCCTGGAAGTCATCAACTCGATGCTCAAGGCTTTCGCAGCTGCCGTTCGGCAGGGCTCCGAgaaggccgccgaggactcTTCGAAAGCCAAGGTGGCTGCCTTCGGCCTCAAGAAGGTTCTGGACCTACTGTACGTGCTTGTTAATGGAAAGAACATTTCGGACGCGGGTAATTTCTTCAACATTCAGCCTCGGCAAGTCGACAGAGCGCACTCTGCTATCGCCTTCCAGCAGATCGTTGTCGAGTTCCGCTCCGCCGTGCTTCCGGGCATCATGGAGCTTTGGGACTCGAACTTCATCGACAACGTCCCGGATGCAACGGTGAAGCGATTGCTGGATATTCTGAAGCTCATTTCCGCTAGCGACCATGAGCTCCAGCAAATTTCCACGACGACTGCCCCATTTGACCTTTTCAAGTATACGGATGCCCGTTTTGACTGGAAACCGCTGCGCGATGTGGTAACCGACAACCTGCACGCTGGATACGCCGAGGATCTGGTGCATGAGGCTGCGTATAGGGCGAATGGCAACGTTGTGTCTACGACGGAATACTGCCGTGCCCACAAAGACGGCCTGGCCGGCCCCCGAAATCCAATTCCGGCCGAAGACGCCGACACATCCGCGCTCACTGTTCCAGAAACGTCGACCAACGAGGGTGATTCAGCGGCCAACGAAGGGGAGCCATCGGCTGGTGCGCCGGGGCTTTCTGACGGGGACCAAATGTCGTTGGATGCTCTCCCTGCCGAACTGTCTGCCGAAGGATTGCTGGATCTAATGGATCGCCCTGAAAATGTGGATGAAGAGCAAGACTCTCAGCATGAGCCACCAGTTCCCCCGCCATCCGAACCTGGCACGGATGCCGATCAACAGAAAGCAATTGCCCAGCTTGTATCCGCCAAGGAAAGCATGGATGCCCTGCGGACAAAGTTGAGAGATAATTTGATCGACCAATGCCTGGACGTTATTCGGGCGCATCCAGACACCGCCATTGACGTGGCGGACCTCATTACGTCCATGGTACTCAGAAGGCAGAACCATGACGTCCAAGAGGAGGTCGGATCGACGCTGTCCTTTGCGCTTTCGTCACTGGCGTTTGATGAAGAGGAAAAGAAGAAGAATGGCAAATGCATCGCCGCGTACTCGCACCTTTTGGCTCTACTTCTCCAGGACGAGAAGTTCTTTGAGCGCAACCTGGAGACCCTCCGAGAGAAAGTTGACGAATATGTGAACTTCGTCAAAGTCCCGTTCTCTTCGTCGACCGATGACCTACCCCCATGGATCCCATACATTCTGCTGATACTGGAGGTACTGTTGTGCCACGACGAGAGGCCCGTCGCAGCGCAGTGGAAGAACCCGAAGTCATTGGAGGACCCCGTGGGCGAGGCAATTCTTCAATTGCCAACTCCTCTGGTCGATGACCAGCAGCGAACGATTGTACTAGAGTCGTTGCTTGAGCTACTACCGCGAATCGGCAAGGAAGAGGTGCTCGCAACTGCGGTTCTGAGGATACTTGTCATTTTGACACGCAGGCGCAGTGCGGCGAAGCTTGTCGGCGAGAAGAAGAACCTCCAGAGGCTGTTTGTTATGGCCAAGCAGCtctctggctctggctcgGAGCGGCTTAGGCAAACAAGGTTGACCACATACATCATCACAATCCTGCGCCATATCATCGAAGACGAGGAGACGCTCAAGCAAATCATGCGTGCTGAGATTCGGGCCGACTTTCCCAGCATACAGCGAATTCAGCGAGCATCACCTGACGTCGCGACGTACTTGCGAACCATGGCTCCAGTTGCGCTTCGAGCTCCTGACTTGTTCGTTGACATGACGAATGAGCTGCTTGAGTTTTCGAGATGGCATCCTTCATCTGCTGATGGGATGCGCACTCAGCAATTGAGCATGAAGGAAGCACGaaacgacggcgatggtgatGCGAAGCCTGCTGTCAATGAAGCGGCTTTTGATCAAGAAGTAAAGCGGTCCACCGAAGCAGCCGATAAGGAGATGACGGACGCCCCGAAAGCGCACCATGATAGCAAACGCCCTGTGGTGGAGAACCCCGATGGTGTTATTCACTTCCTTCTGTGTGAACTTGTCAATTACCGCGAAGTCGACGATAAAGAGCCGCCAACTGTCGGAAAAGATTCTCAATCCGACACGGAAGCGGGGAAAGGTGCCCAAGATGACTCCTCCGACGATAAGCAGACATCGGATGGCAAAGACAAGAAACAGTCGAAACCGCTTTTCAAGTCCGAAGAGCACCCCATTTTCGTTTATCGCTGCTTCCTTTTAAGCTGTCTAGCCGAACTTCTTCAGAGCTATACTAGGACGAAGGTTGAATTCATCAACTTCAAGCGGAGTGCACCTCCGTTGACCATAAACACGCCCATCAAACCCAGGTCTAGCATCCTCAACTACCTGATTTACGACTTGCTCTGTCAGGGAAATCTTAGTGGGACAACTGACAGCATCGCCTCGAAGAAAAAGGCCGCAACATCGTCTTTGACACAGAAAGTGTTGGTGGCACTGGTTGCCAAGACGAACGAGAGACCAGTGGAGCGAGGCCGTGACAAGTTTGCCTatgacgacgagcatgaTCTTCTCTTCGTTCGAAAATTCGTCCTCGACACCATTCTCAAGGCATACGAAAAGACGCCGTTCACGGATGAGCCTTTAGAAACGCGATACTCGCGCATGCAATGCCTTGCGGAACTCATGAATCATATGATTGGTGAAAAAGACAAGGATCAGAGCTCTGGCATTGATTCGACACAGTCTCGATCTCTGGCACAGCTGCGACGATTGATGTACGAAAAAGGCTTTGTGGACAAGCTGACTTCCTCAATTGCCGAGATCAGCCTCAATTTCCCGGGGGTCAAGCGTGCCATTAAGTACATCCTGCGTGTTCTTCGGGTGCTCACTGCCACAGCCAAGGAGCTCAGCCTCTCATCTCTGCCTGGCGTACTACCATCCGATCCATCGGCGGATGACAACAGCGATGAAGAGTTCGCTTCGACGTCATCTCTCTCTGATCTCGATGATGATCGGGAGGAAACACCTGACTTGTATCGCAACTCTACACTGGGGATGCTGGAGGCTCAGGCTGAAGACGACGAATCTGGCGAAGAaaacgaggatgacgaggatgacaTATATGGCGACGAATACGACGATGATGAGATGGACTACGGAGACGACGATATTTCCGACGGTCAAGACAATATCagcgatgaggatgaggagctCAGCGGCATGGGTGAGATCGAAGGTCTTCATGGCAACCCTAGCGTCGTCGAAGTCATTAtggatgacgatgaggatgacgacgacaccagtgatgacgaagacgacgaagggATGGACTCTGCCGACATGGAGGATGTAGATCGCGTGGAAATTGTTGATGAAGAAGGAAATCCTcttgacgacgatggcgattcCGGCTGGGAGAGCGAGagtgacgtcgacgaggatgaccCGGATGCCGACGATCTCGACTATGAAGCGGAGGtacaagacgacgacgaagcacATTTGCATGGCATTGATCCCCACGATCTGCTCGATGATATGGCTAGGGCCATGATGGGACAGGATGACGGATATGAGGCCGAACTCACTTTAGACGACACTTTCATGGATGAAAACCATGATGAGGGTG AAGATGATGACGGTGAAGACATTGATGAAGAAGATATCGATGATGAAGAGTATATCTACGACGATGACTACCCAG ACGAGCAACTTCCACCGATGCCAAACCCTGGCTGGAATAGCATGAGCATGAGCCCGGAACAAGAGTCTCTTTTCCGCCAGCGCCAGCTCATTCTGCTCGAGCAGCAAAATAGGCGCCCAGTGCTTACTAGGATGGACAATCGGAGCCCGTTCCCGCCTCGCCTCATTGCCGGGTCACACCGTGACCAGTTGG ACTTCCGCAACTATTTTTCTCGCAGCCATCGCCCTGCGGGTGGCGCTCAAGTAAATCCCGAAGATGGCGTGAACCCCCTTCTCCGGTCGGGCCACTCAACGTCGCAATCTTCTCCGCGAACTGGCCATGTCCGTACGACAGTCGGGGTGAGGCTTCCCGAAGGCGTATTCAGCGCTGGTCGTCATGCAATCGATGGGCCAATGGGACTCCTGAGCGAGCTCATGGAATTTCTTCCGATTATGGGCCGCAATGAGGGCGGGCAAACTTTCCACTTCCACCTAGGAAGTGCTGGGGGGGCCCGCGATGCACGAGATTTTGTGCATGGTAGATGGTCTCGGGGCGATCAACGGCGTGAAGGCTCAGCGCAAGAGCCACACCAGGCAGTTTCATTCGTGCCGGAGCCAACTCTGATTCGATACCAAGAAGAAGCCAGGATGATCTTTGGCGCTGCGCATACTGCGGAAGCTTCAAAGCTCGTTAACATAATTGTTGCCAATCTCACACCCGCCGCGATGGAACGAGAGAAGAAGATAAAGGCCGAAGAAGCTGAAATGCAACTGAGGCGCGAAGAGGACCGCAAGAagcgcgaggaggagaacCGCAAGGTTCGAGAAgccaaggaggccgaggaaaAGGCGGCCAGGGAGAAGAGAGAAATGGAGGAACGCGAAGCTGCCGAGCGATTTGCAGCAGAAACCGCCGCGAGCAACGTTCGCAACAGCCAGCTTGGTGATGTTGAAGCTGACGGTGGCGCAATGGAGGGCATCGAGAGCACTGAACCGGCCACTTCGGGAGGCGCAGAAGCTCAGAACACCTCTGAGACAGACCATCCTCAACGCCGAGTGATGACTACGCTGAGGGGCGAAGAGGTTGACGTTACCGAGCTCGGCATTGACCCCGACTACTTGGCTGCATTGCCGGAGGAGTTTCGAGAGGAGGTCGTCGCCCAGACCATCAGCGAGCGGCGCTCACAAGCTCGCGAGGAAGCTGCATCAGGCGAATCGACAGAAGTGTTCCAGGAGTTCTTGGATGCCCTTCCGGAGGAATTACGCCTGGAAATTGCTCAGCAGGAGCGACAAGACGAGCGTCGAAggcagcatcgtcgccatgcaGCCCATTCCGGAAGCCAAACTGCAGCTGCCACAGAAATGGATCCTGCTAGTATTCTGCTAACATTTCCACCAGAGTTGCGGGAACAAGCGCTGATTGATCAAGGGGAGGATCTTATGGACCAGCTGCCTCCTGATCTGGCAGCCCAAGCTAGGGCGCTGGTTCAACAGCGTGCGCCTGTGCCGCAGCACCAGAGCATACGCACTGTTACCGCCCCTGGGAGAACACCGCCTGCTGGCGATAGAGCGGCTGGCCATGACACAGACATCCAAGGTGAGAGCAGGATTGCGCGCCGAACGGTAGTTCAAATGCTCGACAAGTCTGGCATTGCAACACTACTGCGGCTCATGTTCATCGCACAGCACGGATCCATCCGCAACTACCTGTTCAGCGTCTTCGCTGATGTGTGCGAGAACCGACAAAACCGCCTCGAGGTCGTTAGCAGCATCCTGCAAATTCTTCAAGACGGTAGTACCGACATGGGCGCCGTGGAACGCAGTTTTGGACAGCTTTCCCTGAAAGCCAGGAAACACAGGGAGAAGGAGCCCGAGCAGAAGACTCCCCAGAGCCTGAAGAGAACTCTTACCACCATTATCGACACCAGCACCAATCAGACGAACTCAGAGACGTCGCCATTACTGATCGTTCAGCAATGCTTGGATCTCCTGGTTGATTTATGCACCAAAAGCCATCATATCCCTTGGTTTTTCCTGACTGAACATGAGATTGTTGGGTCAGCATTGAAGAGGGCACTAAGTCGCAAAGGGAAAGCCAAAGATACTAAAGCTCACAAATACGCCATCAACTCGTTGTTAACATTGCTGGATCGTGAGCTCGTCACCGAGAGCTCACTTGTGATGACACATCTCGCAGACTTGCTGAATCGAGTTACTCTGCCTCTTCAGAATCTAGATCGCCGCCGAAAAGAGACAGCTGACGAGGGCAAGTCGGGCGTTGCTGCTGAAGACGAAATTGTTACTACCGGCGAAGCATTGGGACCTGATGGAGCAATGAACACCTTCACGGTTGCAGAACCTAGCCATCCAGACGGAAATGCTACCGATGTGGACAGTGCCTCTAAAGACAAAGAGCACAAAAGCAGCGCGCCCTCAAAGCGGCCTCGACAATTACAACCACCAGTAATCCCTCCGCAGAACTTGATGCTTGTGGTGAGAATCTTCGTTGCCAGAGAGTGCAACTCGAAAACCTTTCAGAACACCATTTCGACAATCAAGAATCTCTCTGCGATACCTGGAGCAAAAGAAGCGTTTGGCCAAGAGCTCGTTCGTCAAGCGCAACTGTTAAGCAAGAATATCGTATCAGATCTGGATGACCTGCTCCCGCACATTGACCAGGCTTCCACTGGAACCGAAATTCAAGGGGTAGCTCTCGCCAAGTTCTCGCCCGGGGCGTCTGAGCAGAACAAGCTGCTCCGAGTGCTCACCGCGTTGGATCATTTGTTTGACAGCAAGAAGAAGACTCGTGGTGGGGAAGACGAACACTCTAAGGACGAAGAGAGACAATATCTTGTCAACTCTCTATACAACAATCCCACATTCTGGAACATGTGGAAGAAGCTGAGCACCTGCCTTGGTGCCATCCGCCAGAGAGAGAACATGCTAAATGTGGCCACGATCCTGCTACCTCTCATCGAGTCTCTCATGGTGGTGTGCAAGAATACAACTGCAAGCAGTGAGCCACTGACAGGCCATGTTAAGGATACGGTCCCGCAGAGTCCACCCCCTGCGTCGCCGATAGCCAACCTGTTCTTTAGCTTCACGGAAGAACATCGACGCATCCTCAACGAACTTGTCCGAAACAACCCGAAGCTCATGTCAGGCACCTTCGCCCTCCTGGTCCAAAACCCGAAGGTCCTCGAGTTTGACAACAAGCGAAACTACTTCAACCGAAGCGTTCATTCGAGGTCACCACAGAGGCGCCCATCGCATCCAGCACTGCAGTTGTCCGTTCGCCGCGACCAAGTTTTCCGCGACTCGTTCAAAGCGCTGTACTTCAAGTCTGGCGACGAGATGAAGTTTGGAAAACTCAACATTCGCTTCCATGGAGAGGAAGGTGTTGATGCCGGAGGTGTCACCCGTGAATGGTTCCAGGTTCTCGCCCGGCAAATGTTCGACCCGAACTACGCTTTGTTCATCCCTGTGTCATCTGACCGCACCACATTCCATCCGAACAAGCTCAGCGGGGTCAACGAAGCTCATTTGATGTTCTTCAAATTCATTGGACGTATCATCGGTAAGGCTCTGTACGAAGGAAGGTTGCT